The proteins below are encoded in one region of Colletotrichum lupini chromosome 5, complete sequence:
- a CDS encoding branched-chain-amino-acid aminotransferase, protein TEAGASNFFVVWRKKGGEGIELVTSSLDTEVILDGITRRSVLEVARERLTRESTAETELAPLDVVERPFTMGEVAEAYEEGRLVEAFVSGTAMFITPVSVIKYGDTEIQFPMMVTDEGHKTPRSAYSNTIKSWLEDIIYGRVEHEWGYVVAEQ, encoded by the exons ACGGAGGCTGGGGCGAGTAATTTCTTTGTTGTGTGGAGGAAGAAGGGGGGTGAAGGGATTGAGCTTGTAACTAGTTCTTTGGACACGGAGGTTATCCTGGATGGCATCACTCGACGGAGTGTTTTGGAGGTTGCGAGGGAGAGGCTGACGCGGGAGTCGACGGCTGAGACTGAGCTTGCCCCGCTGGATGTTGTCGAGCGGCCGTTTACTATGGGTGAGGTTGCGGAAGCATATGAGGAAGGTCGGCTAGTGGAGGCCTTTGTTTCTGGCACCGCG ATGTTTATCACCCCGGTTTCCGTGATCAAGTATGGCGACACTGAGATTCAATTCCCCATGATGGTTACTGATGAGGGGCACAAGACACCGCGCTCCGCATACTCCAACACCATCAAATCCTGGTTGGAGGATATCATCTACGGTCGAGTAGAACACGAATGGGGATACGTCGTTGCTGAGCAGTGA
- a CDS encoding peptidase family M20/M25/M40, producing the protein MNGNIKEERKVQLVEIRFFAWDLLHQTARSRRILQYLLVSFLMLMSNFVRKASSLLTKDVVSIATMVPTPARPVNDTNEALASFYAKVDELESVFIDRLGDAIKIPSISAYADNRKDVFAVEKQMSEWVATKLEAVGVEVTLKDLGKQEGTDLDLPPLVLGRYGSDPEKPTVLVYSHYDVQPASIEDGWKHEPFVMTIEEDGKICGRGTSDDKGPLIGWINMIEAFQKADVDVPANLVFCFEGMEETASFGLRQGLEDEADKYFKDVDVVCITDVVWVSDEQISVPQGLRGIIFYLVTITGAKVDAHSGGFGGQISEPMTDMVNIMSSLVDANGKILVPGIYDNVQAVTKEEYESYQKLNISEDSLYGGTGGRSLHDNQADALVARWKKPSLSLHRIENALPGAGAVTSIPAKLVGKFSIRTVPFMKWEDIDQLVRKHVKDRFESLGSKNQLEIECHPNDWFYEEASHWNYQAAIQATRNVWGVDPALTCEGGSIPIALDFKKTLKKNVLLMPVGRPTDGQHSTNEKLDKSNYINAIKLYEAYLKEVTNFWRQSKHNFFSSHARTTFARSCTMCLTNVVTDVNTSSNFQDFSTQHTALDLTIDFDRKILIGQTSITGQARVHGLAEIVLDTSHVVIKGVSYRGRKAAWTLKSDDGENGSPLCIELGRRYGEGETIELTLANLVAGKVDFETTENTTGLQWLSPSQTDDKEYPFMFSQCEPVHARSIFPCQDTPSIKSTFDITIHSILPVVASGVPESELIFPPITDTAEQKTYRFKMEIPISNYLFAVASGNLAGEKIGPKSYVYCAPGDLEACKQEFQPDLQAIIKSAENIIFEYPWPLYNLVVLPKSFHLGGMENPIFNFYSATVVSGDRENISVVAHEFAHSYSGNLVTNASWEHFWLNEGWTVWTERNIVRELRGDDEVELQAIVGWQDLIQSIELYGGEDSVFTSLVLEFEGKRPDDIMSKISYEKGYTFLCYLEETVGREKWLKFVPYYFRTFYGAAVDSSRFKDCVLKFFSPDAAATSSLGCVDWNSWFHKPGAPPKPGFCSELYKKAIELADQWGSLSVQSAFRPSGSDVEGWTAGQVLVFLDLLIESPQPIPLEYCKLLDELYDVGKSSNLEIVTRYLRVALRAGDRSVLKQTEDILGQTGRMKFVRPLFKELLSVDEELALELFKKYQDFYHPTCLRLIRNLLDEERP; encoded by the exons ATGAATGGTAACATCAAGGAAGAAAGGAAAGTCCAACTGGTGGAAATACGATTCTTTGCATGGGACTTATTGCACCAGACTGCAAGATCTCGTCGTATTCTGCAGTACCTTCTCGTCTCCTTTCTCATGCTAATGTCTAATTTCGT TCGAAAAGCCAGTTCTTTGCTGACTAAGGACGTCGTTTCTATCGCCACGATGGTTCCTACTCCAGCACGCCCGGTGAACGATACCAATGAAGCACTAGCTAGCTTCTATGCAAA GGTTGATGAGCTTGAGAGTGTCTTCATCGATA GACTTGGAGACGCCATCAAGATTCCCTCAATCTCTGCTTATGCAGATAATAGGAAGGATGTGTTCGCGGTGG AGAAGCAGATGAGTGAATGGGTTGCGACCAAGCTGGAGGCTGTTGGTGTTGAGGTAACACTCAAAGATCTGGGCAAGCAGGAGGGCACAGACCTCGACCTTCCTCCTCTGGTATTGGGACGCTATGGCAGCGACCCCGAAAAGCCAACGGTGCTCGTATACAGCCATTACGATGTTCAGCCTGCGTCTATCGAGGACGGATGGAAGCACGAGCCCTTCGTGATGACGATTGAAGAAGACGGCAAGATCTGCGGCAGAGGAACCTCGGACGACAAAGGCCCTCTCATTGGCTGGATCAACATGATAGAAGCTTTCCAAAAGGCGGATGTAGACGTACCGGCTAACTTGGTCTTCTGCTTCGAAGGCATGGAAGAGACCGCATCGTTTGGCCTTCGGCAGGGCCTGGAGGATGAGGCAGACAAGTACTTCAAGGATGTCGACGTGGTCTGCATCACGGATGTTGTTTGGGTGAGCGACGAGCAGATTAGCGTCCCTCAAGGACTCAGAGGCATCATCTTCTACCTTGTCACCATCACAGGTGCCAAAGTGGATGCCCATAGTGGTGGGTTCGGCGGTCAGATTTCGGAGCCAATGACAGACATGGTCAATATTATGTCTTCTTTGGTGGATGCGAATGGCAAGATTCTGGTCCCTGGGATCTACGACAATGTCCAAGCTGTCACGAAAGAAGAGTACGAGAGCTACCAAAAGCTGAACATTTCGGAAGACTCTTTGTACGGTGGCACAGGGGGTAGAAGCCTCCACGACAATCAGGCTGACGCTCTGGTCGCTCG CTGGAAGAAGCCATCTCTCAGTTTGCACAGGATAGAGAATGCCCTGCCTGGAGCCGGAGCTGTCACATCTATACCTGCTAAGCTTGTCGGAAAGTTCAGTATCCGTACTGTGCCCTTTATGAAGTGGGAGGACATTGACCAGCTGGTGCGAAAACACGTCAAGGACCGTTTCGAGAGTCTAGGAAGTAAGAACCAACTCGAAATTGAGTGTCATCCGAATGATTGGTTCTACGAGGAGGCGAGCCACTGGAATTACCAAGCCGCGATTCAGGCAACACGAAACGTGTGGGGCGTTGACCCTGCTTTGACCTGTGAAGGTGGAAG CATACCCATCGCCTTGGACTTCAAGAAGACCTTGAAAAAAAATGTGCTCCTTATGCCTGTTGGTCGGCCTACCGATGGACAACATTCCACTAACGAGAAGCTGGATAAGAGCAACTA CATCAACGCCATCAAGCTCTACGAAGCTTATCTCAAAGAGGTCACAAACTTCTGGCGTCAAAGCAAACACAATTT CTTCTCTTCCCACGCGCGGACGACGTTCGCTCGCAGTTGCACCATGTGTCTAACCAACGTTGTCACAGATGTCAACACTAGCTCCAATTTTCAAGACTTTTCGACCCAGCATACGGCCCTTGACTTGACGATTGACTTTGACCGTAAGATCTTGATTGGTCAAACTTCAATTACTGGCCAAGCACGGGTTCATGGTCTCGCCGAAATTGTTCTAGACACAAGCCATGTCGTTATCAAGGGAGTAAGCTATCGAGGAAGAAAGGCTGCGTGGACATTGAAGTCCGACGATGGAGAGAATGGTAGTCCATTATGCATTGAACTTGGAAGACGCTATGGTGAAGGGGAAACGATTGAGCTCACA TTGGCAAATTTAGTCGCTGGCAAGGTCGACTTCGAAACTACCGAGAACACCACGGGCCTGCAGTGGCTTAGCCCCTCGCAGACAGATGATAAAGAATACCCCTTCATGT TCTCCCAGTGCGAACCGGTTCATGCTCGCTCCATTTTCCCGTGCCAGGACACACCCTCCATCAAAAGCACTTTCGATATAACGATACATTCAATACTTCCTGTCGTAGCGAGTGGTGTTCCTGAGTCTGAGTTGATCTTCCCACCAATCACGGACACGGCCGAACAGAAGACCTACAGATTCAAGATGGAGATTCCAATCTCAAACTACCTCTTCGCCGTAGCAAGCGG GAATTTGGCGGGAGAGAAGATTGGACCCAAAAGCTATGTTTACTGCGCCCCTGGTGACTTGGAAGCCTGCAAACAGGAGTTTCAGCCGGACTTGCAGGCAATAATCAAATCTGCAGAG AATATCATCTTCGAGTATCCGTGGCCACTTTACAATCTGGTCGTGTTGCCAAAATCGTTCCATCTAGGCGGTATGGAAAACCCAATCTTCAACTTTTACAGCGCCACTGTCGTCTCGGGAGACCGAGAGAATATCTCTGTGGTCGCGCACGAGTTCGCGCACAGCTACAGTGGCAATCTTGTTACTAATGCGTCCTGGGAGCACTTTTGGCTGAATGAAGGCTGGACTGTCTGGACTGAGAGGAACATTGTGCGCGAACTCAGAGGGGACGACGAGGTCGAGCTCCAAGCCATCGTTGGCTGGCAGGACCTTATTCAATCTATTGAATTGTATGGCGGCGAAGACAGCGTCTTCACTAGCTTGGTACTTGAGTTTGAAGGCAAGAGGCCGGACGATATTATGTCCAAGATCTCGTACGAGAAAGGATACACCTTCCTATGCTACCTTGAAGAGACCGTCGGACGAGAGAAGTGGCTCAAGTTTGTGCCATAT TATTTCAGAACGTTTTATGGTGCCGCGGTTGACTCATCCCGATTCAAGGATTGTGTTCTCAAGTTCTTCTCACCCGACGCCGCTGCTACTTCCTCACTTGGCTGCGTTGACTGGAATTCTTGGTTTCACAAACCAGGCGCGCCCCCAAAGCCAGGGTTTTGCTCTGAGCTTTACAAGAAGGCCATCGAATTGGCAGATCAATGGGGCAGTCTCTCGGTCCAATCTGCGTTCAGGCCGTCTGGTAGCGATGTCGAGGGTTGGACAGCGGGACAAGTTTTAGTCTTTCTTGATCTACTCATTGAAAGTCCGCAGCCAATCCCACTCGAGTATTGTAAGCTTCTTGACGAGTTGTATGATGTGGGAAAGTCTAGCAATCTTGAAATCGTCACTCGATACCTTCGTGTTGCGCTCAGAGCCGGCGATCGCAGTGTTTTGAAGCAGACTGAGGATATCCTGGGACAGACAGGCAGAATGAAGTTTGTGAGGCCGCT ATTCAAAGAATTGTTGTCGGTTGACGAAGAGTTGGCGTTGGAACTGTTCAAGAAGTATCAAGACTTTTACCATCCCACTTGTCTCAGACTGATTAGAAATCTGCTTGACGAAGAAAGGCCTTAA